One genomic segment of Cottoperca gobio chromosome 21, fCotGob3.1, whole genome shotgun sequence includes these proteins:
- the fhl2a gene encoding four and a half LIM domains protein 2a, which translates to MTERYDCHYCKESLFGKKYVLREENPYCVKCYESLYSNTCEECKKPIGCNTRDLSYKDRHWHEECFMCFQCKRSLVDKPFSTKDEKLLCTECYSNEYSSKCHQCKKTIMPGSRKMEHKGNSWHETCFTCQRCQQPIGTKSFIPKDNSNFCVPCYEKQFAMQCVHCKKPITTGGVTYRDQPWHKDCFLCTSCKQQLSGQRFTSRDDFAYCLNCFCNLYAKKCASCTTPISGLGGSKYISFEERQWHNDCFNCKKCSVSLVGRGFLTERDDILCPECGKDI; encoded by the exons ATGACCGAGCGCTACGACTGCCACTACTGCAAGGAGTCCCTGTTTGGGAAGAAGTATGTTCTGAGAGAGGAGAATCCTTACTGTGTGAAATGTTACGAGAGCCTCTACTCAAACACCTGCGAGGAGTGCAAGAAGCCCATTGGCTGCAACACCAGG GACCTGTCGTACAAGGACCGTCACTGGCATGAGGAGTGTTTCATGTGCTTCCAGTGCAAGCGCTCGCTGGTGGACAAGCCCTTCTCCACCAAGGATGAAAAGCTCCTCTGCACTGAGTGCTACTCCAATGAGTATTCCTCAAAGTGCCATCAGTGCAAGAAAACCATCATGCCGG GCTCCAGGAAGATGGAGCACAAGGGGAACAGCTGGCACGAGACCTGCTTCACCTGCCAGAGATGCCAGCAGCCCATCGGCACCAAGAGCTTCATCCCAAAGGACAACAGCAACTTCTGCGTGCCCTGCTACGAGAAGCAGTTTGCCATGCAGTGTGTGCACTGCAAGAAG CCAATCACCACTGGCGGAGTGACCTACCGTGACCAGCCCTGGCACAAGGACTGCTTCCTGTGCACCAGCTGCAAGCAGCAGCTGTCTGGCCAGAGGTTTACCTCTCGAGATGACTTTGCCTATTGTCTCAATTGCTTCTGCAACCTTTATGCCAAGAAGTGTGCCTCCTGCACCACCCCCATTAGCG GCCTCGGAGGCAGCAAGTACATTTCCTTCGAGGAGCGCCAGTGGCACAATGACTGCTTCAACTGTAAGAAGTGCTCCGTGTCCCTGGTTGGCCGTGGCTTCCTCACTGAGCGCGATGATATCCTGTGCCCAGAGTGCGGCAAGGACATCTAA